The Oncorhynchus keta strain PuntledgeMale-10-30-2019 chromosome 22, Oket_V2, whole genome shotgun sequence genome includes the window AGATAGAATGGCATTGAaaattatatacactgctcaaaaaaaataaagggaacacttaaacaacacaatgtaactccaagtcaatcacacttctatgaaatcaaactgtccattgacaattgacaataaatttcacatgctgttgtgcaaatggaatagacaacaggtggaaattataggcaattagcaagacacgcccaataaaggagtggttcggcaggtggtaaccacagaccacttctcagttcctatgcttcctggctgatgttttggtcacttttgaatgctggcggtgctttcactctagtggtagcatgagacggaatctacaacccacacaagtggctcaggtagtgcagctcatccaggatggaacatcaatgcgagctgtggcaagaaggtttgctgtgtctgtcagcgtagtgtccagagcatggaggcgcttccaggagacagaccagtacatcaggagacgtggaggaggccgtaggagggcaacaactcagcagcaggaccgctacctccgcctctgtgcaaagaggagcaggaggagtactgccagagccctgcaaaatgacctccagcaggccacaaatgtgcatgtgtctgctcaaacggtcagaaacagactccatgagagtggtatgagggcccgatgtccacatgtgggggttgtgcttacggcccaacaccgtgcaggacgttttgcatttgccagagaacaccaagattggtaaATTAGCCACTgttgccctgtgctcttcacagatgaaagcaggttcactagacctcatgtggctggagtgtgtcagcagttcctccaagaggaaggcattgatgctatggactggcccacccgtttcccagacctgaatccaattgagcacatctgggacatcatgtctcgttccatccaccaatgccactttgcaccacagactgtccaggagttggcagatgctttagtccaggtctgggaggagatccctcaggagaccatccgccacctcatcaggagcatgcccaggcgttgtagggaggtcatacaggcacgtggaggctacacacactactgagcctcattttgacttgttttaaggacattacatcaaagttggatcagcctgtagtgtgacttttcactttaattttgagtgtgactccaaatccagacgtccatgggttgataaatttgatttccattgctaatttttgtgtgattttgttgtcagcaccttcaactatgtaaagaaaaaagtatttaataggaatatttcattcattcagatctaggatgtgttattttagtgttccctttatttttttgagcagtgtatatatatatatagcgttGTTAAGGTCATCAATGGATTATGGAAGTATAGCATATGGATCAGCAgcttaaacatttaaaaaaaaatgctagATGTTATCCAGGCCAAAGCCCTAAGAATATGTTGTGGAGCACTAAAGACCTCCCCGGTGGCAGCAATGCAGGTAGAGTTGGGAGAGATGCCGTTTAAGTTAAGAAGACAGCTGGCCATGACATATTGTGTAAATCTACAAGGACATAAGATTACACATCCTACAAAAAAGGTGAACTAAATCTGAATACAAGCTTTGGGTGGATAGGCAATTGCATGGCGAGAGAGATGGGGTTGTTTGGGAGGGAGTTCAGCCCCTTTGCGGTTCTCGCTGCTTTCCCACCTTGGTTTGTCCCTCAGCCAGTGATAGATCTAGGGTTGCTTGAGAAGGTGTTGAGGAAGGAGTTGATTCAGTTGTAAGTGAACATTTAAGAACACaatattttaatattttataCTACACTATTATATACTATTATACACTATACTATTAtatactattatatatatatataatattatatacttTAATATATTCACAGATGGATCTAAGAACCCTAAAACAGGGACGACGGGGCAGTGACGAAAAGAGCAACGGATAATTTATCTGTTTATACAATGGAGTTGTTTTGCCATACTATTGGCtgcagagagggtagaggaggtgaGGCCAGAATTCATGTGTGTCTCAGAGAGGAAAGGATGTATTGTATGAGGTTTTGCAGTGCTTGTATAGGGTGAAACAGATGGGGTAAATCCTACCCAATCATCCCTTCTCCCTAAGGAAACGAAATACATAATGAAATACTACATCCCTTTTAGATTTCCCCAGCAGTTCACTTAATCTTGGCCTTTCAACCCCATTACTCCTCAAATCCAATAACAatcactccctttctctcacaTATTTCTGGCACTGAAATAGAATATGTTCCactgtctccatctcctcctgactATGATCACACCTCCCAGTCGGATGTTTCTCCACCAATTTCAATGTACTATTTAGCCTTGTGTGTCCCAGTCTCAGCCTTGTGAATACActttccttcccttctctctcggCCTGAGGACTTCCCTGCCCCCACCTTTTCCTGGATCTTATACAGGTGTCTTACCTTACTCTCTCTGTTCCACAATTCTTGCCACTTTTAACCACTGTTCTTGTTAACCCCTTGGCTTCTGCTTTACTGATTCCGCCTGGCtacgcctggctactccaacctcggccaacagctccgccccccccgcagctcctcgcccaagcctctccaggttctcctttacccaaatccagatagcagatgttctgaaagagctccaaaacctggacccgtacaaatcagctgggcttgacaatctgaaccctctatttctgaaactatccgccgccattgtcgcaacccctattaccagcctgttcaacctctctttcatatcgtccgagatcctcaaggattggaaagctgccgcagtcatccccctcttcaaatggggagacaccctggacccaaactgttacagacctatatccatcctgccctgcctatctaaggtcttcgaaagccaagtcaacaaacaggtcactgaccatctcgaatcctttgcctggttcaccaactactttgcagacagagttcagtgtgtcaaatcggagggcatgctgtccggtcctctggcagtctctatgggggtgccacagggttcaattctcgggccgactcttttctctgtatgtatcaatgatgttgctcttgctgcgggcgattccctgatccacctctacgcagacgacaccattctatatactttcggcccgtcattggacactgtgctatctaacctccaagcgagcttcaatgccatacaacactccttccgtggcctgcaactgctcttaaacgctagtaaaaccaaatgcatgcttttcaaccgatcgctgcctgcatccgcatgcccgactagcatcaccaccctggatggttccgaccttgaatatgtggacatctataagtacctaggtgtctggctagactgcaaactctccttccagactcatatcaaacatctccaatcgaaaatcaaatcaagtcggctttctattccgcaacaaagcctccttcactcacgccgccaagcttacccaagtaaaactgactatcctaccgatcctcgacttcggcgatgtcatctacaaaatggcttccaacactctactaagcaaactggatgcagtctatcacagtgccatccgttttgtcactaaagcaccttataccacccaccactgcgacttgtatgctctagtcggctagCCCTtgttacatattcgtcgccagacccactggctccaggtcatctacaagtccatgctagttaaagctccgccttatctcagttcactggtcacgatggcaacacccatccgtagcacgcgctccagcaggtgtatctcattgatcatccctaaagccaacacctcatttggccgcctttcgttccagtactctgctgcctgtgactggaacgaattgcaaaaatcgctgaagttggagacttttatctccctcaccaacttcaaacatcagctatctgagcagctaaccgatcgcagcagctgtacatagtctattggtaaatagcccacccattttcacctacctcatccccatactgttttatttatttacttttctgctcttttgcacaccaatatctctacctgtacatgaccatctgatcatttatcactccagtgttaatctgcaaaattgtaattattcgcctacctcatgccttttgcacacattgtatatagactccccccttttttctactgtgttattgacttgttaattgtttactccatgtgtaactctgtgttgtctgttcacactgctatgctttatcttggccaggtctcagttgcaaatgagaacttgttctcaactagcctacctggttaaataaaggtaaaaaaatacaaataaaataataattgacAATTCCATCGCAACATTAGGATGTTTAAGAGCCTGCTTGGCGATAATACCCACTTCTCCATCCCCCTCTACTCCCACGTGAGCTGCTAACCAGAGGAGCATAACAAATACCCCCATCGATTTAGACCTCCACTGTCTCTGATCCACACTCCAGTCTCGTTGGGGGCGGTAATGCGCCTTAAAGTTGTTTGCCAACAGAATAATATaaatccacagaagaagaagacgaCGAATCCACAACAACAAAGATGTCGGATCAATACGCCACCGTTCAGAAAGGCTCCCTGAAATTAAAAGGGATTGGAGTTGTTTCCGCTGGTAAAAAGTATGTATTTCATGTTATTATTACTTATAAGTCAGTGTGCTCTAAAACCTATGTATCTATTTCACCTTGGTCGGACGTGAAAGAGTAGCTAGCTCTGGCCCCATTAACCAGCTAAATTCGCtaactagctaaagttagctTCGCTACAAGCTCACATGGTAACAACAGCAACATCATCGGTTGTTCACTGTAAATTGTTACATACGTAGCTAGTGTCAGCCTATTTAAATTCATGTAGCTTTAAGTGCAAGTAATCAGACATGTAGGCCTAATATAGTATTTCCCTCAAAGCTTTAGTTGGTGTAACGTTACCgaccattttatttatttatttattagaaaGAAGAAGAAGGACAAAGAGACGAAGCGTTTGGAGCAGCAAATTAATACAAATCGAAACGAAGAGGAGGAGACCAAGAGTGGATACATTGACAAAAGAACACCAGCTCAAATTGCATTTGACAAGATGCAAGAGAAGAGGGTAATTCTCATTGTTCTAGATAAATGTATTGTCCAACTGATGTTAAAGCATTGAAATAGATACAATGTTGGTCATGGGATGAAATACTTAGTTTACCAttatccccccccccacacacacacctttttaaTTTCTTTCAGCAAATGGAGAGGATTTTAAACAAAGCAGAAAAAACTCACAAGAGGAGAGTTGAGGTAAGACATTTTATGCAGTTACTGTAATTCTGAAAATATGCTTGGGGAGAGTTGAGTTGTACAAACCCCTGGCATTTACTATAAACAACAGTATTTTTTGTTGCAGGATTTCAACCGTCACCTGGACAGCCTGACAGAACATTACGATATTCCTAAAGTCAGCTGGACCAAATAAAGAGGACTACTGGATCACTTTTATTTTAGAATATGCTTTAGAAATTCCTTTTATGCCCATTGTGACACATGCTGTCATTGGTTCGTTAATATGTCATTTGGGTCAGTTcttaaattcactctggctatctccTCAGATTTAATAGTACTCTCGtctgtgtgccagagcgcagaataactgatgaatttgaTCATGCTCAGCACCTGTTGAATATGGTAGTTTGTTGCTAGCAGCACAGTTactcaccaacgctctggataacataaacagcctaaccagctctgctagggagaGTAAAATGatcagtgaggtgttctctcatttgtctggaagtagctagccaatgttagccagttagcttgggtgcttgactgctgtgtGAGGTCAGAACACTC containing:
- the fam32a gene encoding protein FAM32A-like, whose amino-acid sequence is MSDQYATVQKGSLKLKGIGVVSAGKKKKKKDKETKRLEQQINTNRNEEEETKSGYIDKRTPAQIAFDKMQEKRQMERILNKAEKTHKRRVEDFNRHLDSLTEHYDIPKVSWTK